The following proteins are co-located in the Micromonospora coriariae genome:
- a CDS encoding LacI family DNA-binding transcriptional regulator: MDADDGRRVTISAIAREAGVSVPTVSRVLNGRSDVAPSTRERVEELLRHHGYRRRASRTVQPAGLVDLVFNDLDSPWAVEIIRGVEDVGHAAGVGTVVSAIHRQSTAARQWLQNLRARATDGVIFVTSHVSPPLYAQLRRLNVPVVVVDPAGVPAIDVPTIGATNWAGGLAATEHLLSLGHRRIGFVAGPTHLLCSRARLDGYRAGLEAAGVPLEEHLLRPGDFYHASGFAAGSSLLDLDEPPTAIFAASDQMAFGVYEAIRQRGLLVPGDVSVVGFDDLPEARWASPPLTTVRQPLVEMGRLAARTVLRLAQGEAIDSPRVELATELVVRDSTAAPPVRSSRAS, translated from the coding sequence GTGGACGCGGACGACGGACGCAGGGTCACCATCAGCGCCATCGCGCGAGAGGCCGGAGTCTCGGTACCGACCGTGTCCCGGGTGCTCAACGGCCGCTCGGACGTGGCCCCCAGCACCCGGGAACGGGTCGAGGAGTTGCTGCGCCACCACGGCTACCGGCGTCGCGCCAGCCGCACGGTGCAGCCCGCCGGCCTGGTCGACCTGGTCTTCAACGACCTGGACAGCCCCTGGGCCGTGGAGATCATCCGCGGGGTCGAGGACGTCGGGCACGCCGCCGGCGTGGGCACAGTGGTCTCCGCGATACACCGACAGTCCACCGCCGCCCGGCAGTGGCTGCAGAACCTGCGCGCCCGGGCCACCGACGGCGTCATCTTCGTGACCTCGCACGTCAGCCCGCCGCTCTACGCCCAGCTGCGGCGGCTCAACGTGCCCGTGGTGGTGGTCGACCCGGCCGGCGTGCCCGCCATCGACGTGCCGACCATAGGAGCCACCAACTGGGCCGGCGGGCTCGCCGCGACGGAGCACCTGCTCTCGCTCGGGCACCGGCGGATCGGGTTCGTGGCCGGGCCGACGCACCTGCTGTGCAGCCGAGCCCGGCTGGACGGCTACCGGGCCGGGCTGGAGGCCGCCGGCGTGCCACTGGAGGAACACCTGCTCCGGCCCGGCGACTTCTACCACGCGTCCGGCTTCGCCGCCGGGTCCTCGCTGCTGGACCTGGACGAGCCGCCGACGGCGATCTTCGCGGCGAGCGACCAGATGGCGTTCGGCGTCTACGAGGCGATCCGGCAACGCGGCCTGCTGGTCCCCGGCGACGTCAGCGTGGTCGGCTTCGACGACCTGCCCGAGGCGCGGTGGGCGTCACCGCCACTGACCACTGTGCGGCAACCGCTGGTCGAGATGGGTCGGCTGGCCGCGCGTACCGTCCTGCGGCTCGCCCAGGGCGAGGCCATCGACTCCCCCCGGGTGGAACTCGCCACCGAACTGGTGGTGCGCGACAGCACGGCCGCGCCGCCGGTCAGGTCGTCGCGGGCGTCGTGA
- a CDS encoding ABC transporter substrate-binding protein: MAMKHRAGATLALLVTTALLVAGCNGGDSEAPAENELYKNPVTLTWWHNASQDGPGKTYWEKVAKDFSALHSTVTIQIEGIETNQLQRTRLPAALLSNDPPDIFQAWGGGEMREQVEADYLKDITDQVKDEVANIGSATEIWQVNGKQYGLPYRMGIEGIWYNKDMFAKAGISAPPTTLEELNQAVTKLKAINVIPIAVGAGDKWPAAHWWYNFALRACSVDTLKKASVEPVFDDPCFVKAGQDLKAFIDTKPFQPNFIATPGQNDPTSANGLVANGKAAMELMGDWNRGTLETVAEDPKALTKFLGWFPVPAIAGSAGDPKAALGGGDGFACAKNAPAECVEFLKYIVSPEVQKGYAETGTGLPVTKGAEAGVVDPSLKSILEATSSATYVQLWLDTAFGSTVGTAMNNAVVAIFAGSGSPEKVVEAMKAAAKK, from the coding sequence ATGGCGATGAAGCACCGCGCGGGCGCCACCCTGGCGCTGTTAGTGACCACCGCTTTGCTCGTCGCCGGGTGTAACGGCGGCGACAGCGAAGCACCCGCCGAGAACGAGCTCTACAAGAACCCGGTGACCCTGACCTGGTGGCACAACGCCTCCCAGGACGGCCCAGGCAAGACCTACTGGGAGAAGGTCGCGAAGGACTTCTCCGCACTGCACTCGACCGTCACGATCCAGATCGAGGGGATCGAGACCAACCAACTCCAGCGCACCCGGCTCCCTGCCGCGCTGCTGAGCAACGACCCGCCGGACATCTTCCAGGCGTGGGGCGGCGGCGAGATGCGTGAGCAGGTGGAGGCCGACTACCTCAAGGACATCACCGATCAGGTCAAGGACGAAGTGGCCAACATCGGCAGCGCGACCGAGATCTGGCAGGTGAACGGCAAGCAGTACGGCCTGCCGTACCGGATGGGAATCGAGGGAATCTGGTACAACAAGGACATGTTCGCGAAGGCGGGCATCTCCGCTCCTCCGACCACCTTGGAGGAGCTCAACCAGGCGGTCACGAAGCTCAAGGCCATCAACGTCATCCCGATCGCGGTGGGCGCCGGTGACAAGTGGCCCGCCGCGCACTGGTGGTACAACTTCGCGCTGCGTGCCTGCTCGGTCGACACGCTCAAGAAGGCGTCCGTCGAACCGGTCTTCGACGACCCGTGCTTCGTCAAGGCGGGCCAGGACCTGAAGGCCTTCATCGACACCAAGCCGTTCCAGCCGAACTTCATCGCGACGCCGGGTCAGAACGACCCGACCAGCGCCAACGGGCTGGTCGCCAACGGCAAGGCCGCGATGGAACTGATGGGCGACTGGAACAGGGGCACCCTGGAGACCGTCGCGGAGGACCCGAAGGCGCTCACGAAGTTCCTCGGCTGGTTCCCCGTACCGGCGATCGCCGGCTCCGCCGGTGACCCGAAGGCGGCCCTCGGTGGCGGCGACGGGTTCGCCTGCGCCAAGAACGCCCCGGCCGAGTGCGTCGAGTTCCTCAAGTACATCGTGAGCCCCGAGGTGCAGAAGGGCTATGCCGAGACCGGCACCGGCCTGCCCGTGACCAAGGGTGCGGAGGCCGGCGTGGTCGACCCCTCGCTGAAGTCCATCCTGGAGGCCACCTCCAGTGCGACGTACGTGCAGCTCTGGCTGGACACGGCCTTCGGCAGCACGGTCGGCACCGCGATGAACAACGCGGTCGTCGCCATCTTCGCCGGCAGCGGCAGCCCGGAGAAGGTCGTCGAAGCGATGAAGGCGGCCGCGAAGAAGTGA
- a CDS encoding peptidylprolyl isomerase — MSSELEPRSGAAAPRRPVHALHRLAGVTVLAGALVAGASAAAVAAPRATVDAVTASAAPSAATDAATRPPRTTHGPCAYTETPDEPAARPVPLPPDPRRTPDRGTVQVTLSTNLGPIGLTLDRASAPCTVQSFLHLVRKRFYDRTICHRLTAYPTLSVLQCGDPSGTGEGGPGYRYRDELPTDLPPAPTDPTGERRLYARGTLAMANAGPDTNGSQFFLVYADSALRPNYTVFGSVDRAGLATLDRIAAGGVAPTEEDPAPVDGAPALPVDIRKALRHHHR, encoded by the coding sequence TTGTCGAGTGAACTCGAACCGCGGTCCGGCGCGGCGGCACCCCGCCGTCCGGTGCACGCGCTGCACCGCCTAGCGGGGGTGACGGTGCTCGCCGGCGCGCTGGTCGCCGGTGCGTCCGCCGCTGCCGTCGCCGCCCCGCGCGCGACCGTCGACGCGGTCACCGCGTCCGCCGCGCCGTCGGCCGCCACCGATGCCGCCACCCGACCGCCGCGCACCACGCACGGCCCGTGCGCGTACACCGAGACGCCCGACGAGCCGGCTGCCCGGCCCGTGCCACTGCCGCCCGACCCACGGCGTACGCCGGACCGGGGCACCGTCCAGGTGACCCTCTCCACCAACCTCGGGCCGATCGGGTTGACCCTGGACCGGGCATCCGCGCCGTGCACCGTGCAGAGCTTCCTGCACCTGGTCCGCAAGCGCTTCTACGACCGCACCATCTGCCACCGGCTCACCGCGTACCCGACGCTGAGCGTGCTGCAGTGCGGCGACCCGTCCGGCACCGGCGAGGGCGGCCCGGGTTACCGGTACCGCGACGAGCTGCCGACCGACCTGCCGCCGGCGCCCACCGACCCGACGGGCGAGCGCCGCCTCTACGCCCGGGGCACGCTCGCCATGGCCAACGCCGGCCCGGACACCAACGGCAGCCAGTTCTTCCTGGTCTACGCCGACTCGGCGCTGCGGCCGAACTACACCGTCTTCGGCTCGGTGGACCGGGCCGGGCTGGCCACGCTCGACCGGATCGCGGCGGGGGGAGTGGCCCCGACCGAGGAGGACCCGGCGCCCGTTGACGGCGCTCCCGCGCTACCGGTCGACATCCGCAAGGCCCTGCGGCACCACCACCGCTGA
- a CDS encoding response regulator — MRLVLAEDSTLLREGLARLLAEEDHEVLAAVGTADDLVEAVGRSRPDVVVTDVRMPPTHTDDGLRAALEIRRRWPATGVLVLSQYVERRYAGRLLADRPEGVGYLLKDRVAQVDDFLDALDRVAAGGTALDPEVVRQVVAGSDRPDPFGRLTPRERDVLHEMAQGHTNAAIGQRLHVSQSAVEKHVNAIFDKLDLAHVAGYSRRILAVLRYLGT, encoded by the coding sequence GTGCGGCTAGTCCTCGCCGAAGATTCGACGCTGCTCCGGGAGGGCCTGGCACGGCTGCTCGCCGAGGAGGACCACGAGGTGCTCGCGGCGGTCGGCACCGCCGACGACCTGGTCGAGGCGGTCGGGCGGTCCCGTCCCGACGTGGTCGTCACCGACGTCCGGATGCCACCCACGCACACCGATGACGGGCTGCGGGCAGCCCTGGAGATTCGCCGGCGCTGGCCCGCCACGGGCGTCCTGGTGCTCTCCCAGTACGTGGAGCGACGGTACGCCGGCCGGCTGCTCGCGGACCGTCCCGAGGGGGTCGGGTACCTGCTCAAGGACCGGGTGGCCCAGGTCGACGACTTCCTCGACGCACTGGACCGCGTCGCCGCCGGAGGCACCGCGCTCGATCCGGAGGTGGTCCGTCAGGTGGTCGCCGGCTCCGACCGACCGGACCCGTTCGGTCGGCTGACCCCGCGCGAACGGGACGTGCTGCACGAGATGGCCCAGGGGCACACGAACGCCGCCATCGGCCAGCGTCTGCACGTGTCGCAGAGCGCGGTGGAGAAGCACGTCAACGCCATCTTCGACAAGCTCGACCTCGCGCACGTCGCCGGCTACAGCCGCCGCATCCTCGCCGTACTGCGCTACCTCGGCACCTGA
- a CDS encoding carbohydrate ABC transporter permease: MTSTNPTLSPAGGASAPPAGPPAARRRSSRAAETRRKWYEIIGLTTPAVAVYVMFVLVPMGFAVYYSLFRWRGVGPPTDFVGFDNYVLAFQDPIFLDALRNNAIIVFGSLLLQGPIALAVALLLNRRFRGRTTFRLLMFVPYVLAEVTVGIMWKLILTGGGTVDVLLQKIGLGGLVQAWLADLDIVIWTLLVVLTWKYVGFAIILLLAGLSNVPPELTEAAAIDGASWWQTQRHVTLPLLGPTIRIWMFLSMIGSLQVFDVIWVTSVPAVRSLGASATMATYMVDNGFFARLWGYGNAVAVILFVISFIAALLFQRFLLRRDIEGAVTGRRN, encoded by the coding sequence GTGACCTCCACCAACCCGACCCTCAGCCCCGCCGGCGGCGCGTCCGCGCCGCCGGCGGGCCCCCCGGCCGCCCGACGCCGGTCGTCCCGCGCTGCCGAGACCAGACGCAAGTGGTACGAGATCATCGGGCTCACCACACCGGCGGTCGCCGTCTACGTGATGTTCGTGCTGGTGCCGATGGGCTTCGCTGTCTACTACAGCCTCTTCCGCTGGCGCGGGGTCGGACCGCCCACCGACTTCGTCGGATTCGACAATTACGTCCTCGCCTTCCAGGACCCCATCTTCCTGGACGCCCTGCGCAACAACGCCATCATCGTGTTCGGGTCGCTGCTGCTCCAGGGGCCCATCGCCCTGGCCGTGGCTCTCCTGCTCAACCGTCGCTTCCGCGGCCGCACCACGTTCCGGCTCCTGATGTTCGTGCCGTACGTCCTCGCCGAAGTCACGGTCGGCATCATGTGGAAGCTGATCCTCACCGGCGGCGGGACCGTCGACGTGCTGCTGCAGAAGATCGGCCTGGGCGGCCTGGTGCAGGCGTGGCTCGCCGACCTCGACATCGTCATCTGGACGCTGCTGGTCGTCCTCACCTGGAAGTACGTCGGCTTCGCGATCATTCTCCTGCTCGCCGGGCTGTCGAACGTGCCGCCCGAGCTGACCGAGGCCGCCGCGATCGACGGCGCGAGCTGGTGGCAGACCCAGCGCCACGTCACGCTCCCGCTGCTGGGCCCGACGATCCGGATCTGGATGTTCCTGTCGATGATCGGCTCGTTGCAGGTCTTCGACGTGATCTGGGTGACCTCGGTGCCCGCGGTCCGGTCGCTCGGAGCCTCGGCCACCATGGCCACCTACATGGTGGACAACGGCTTCTTCGCCCGGCTCTGGGGCTACGGCAACGCGGTTGCCGTGATCCTGTTCGTCATCTCGTTCATCGCGGCGTTGCTGTTCCAACGCTTTCTCCTCCGGCGCGACATCGAGGGCGCCGTCACCGGAAGGAGGAACTGA
- a CDS encoding ISL3 family transposase, producing MRSARVWAVLLGVEQAVVEGVEFDPVESVVVARVRVRKGASRRCPHCGRRCARYDAGVRRRWRTLDLGVVRAVVEADAPRVSCPVHQVVVAAVPWARHGAGHTRAFDATVAWLAVHTAKSAVSQVMRIGWRTVGAIVARVWADTGGLEDRYDGLRRIGIDEVSYKKGHRYLTVVVDHDTGRLVWAAPGKSAATLQEFFDLLGSDRAAKITHVSADGADWITTVVRRRCPNAVRCADAFHVVAWATDAVDRVRRQAWNEATGRGAGRRGVAVGAARQLKNTRWALWKNPQNLTDAQHAKLAWIAKTHPRLHRAWALKEGLRLVFTLAKTSPTAAVEALDRWIGWARRSRIDVFVDLQRRVTRHRDAIVASIEHGLSNGRIESVNAKIRLITRMAFGFHSPDALIALAMLSLGGHRPQLPAR from the coding sequence GTGCGTTCTGCCAGGGTATGGGCTGTGCTGCTCGGGGTCGAGCAGGCGGTGGTGGAGGGTGTGGAGTTCGATCCGGTCGAGTCGGTGGTGGTGGCTCGGGTGCGGGTGCGTAAGGGCGCGTCGCGGCGGTGTCCGCATTGCGGGCGGCGGTGTGCGCGCTATGACGCCGGGGTGCGGCGTCGGTGGCGGACGTTGGATCTGGGTGTGGTGCGGGCGGTGGTCGAGGCGGACGCGCCGCGGGTGTCGTGTCCGGTGCATCAGGTGGTGGTCGCGGCGGTGCCCTGGGCTCGTCATGGGGCGGGGCATACGCGGGCGTTCGACGCGACGGTGGCGTGGCTGGCGGTGCACACAGCGAAGTCGGCGGTGTCGCAGGTGATGCGGATCGGGTGGCGCACCGTCGGGGCGATCGTGGCCCGGGTGTGGGCTGACACCGGTGGCCTTGAAGACCGGTACGACGGGTTGCGTCGTATCGGCATCGATGAGGTCAGCTACAAGAAGGGCCACCGGTATCTGACGGTGGTCGTCGATCACGACACGGGTCGGCTGGTGTGGGCGGCGCCGGGCAAGAGCGCAGCCACGTTGCAGGAGTTCTTCGACCTGCTCGGTTCTGATCGGGCCGCGAAGATCACGCACGTGTCGGCTGACGGCGCGGACTGGATCACCACGGTCGTGCGTCGCCGCTGCCCGAACGCGGTGCGCTGCGCCGATGCGTTCCACGTCGTGGCCTGGGCCACTGACGCCGTGGATCGGGTTCGCCGCCAAGCCTGGAACGAGGCCACCGGGCGTGGGGCAGGCCGTCGCGGCGTCGCTGTCGGCGCGGCCCGGCAGTTGAAGAACACCCGCTGGGCGTTGTGGAAGAACCCGCAGAACCTCACCGACGCCCAGCACGCCAAACTCGCCTGGATCGCCAAGACCCATCCCCGCCTGCACCGGGCCTGGGCGTTGAAGGAAGGCCTACGACTGGTGTTCACCCTGGCCAAGACCAGCCCGACAGCGGCGGTCGAAGCCCTCGACCGGTGGATCGGATGGGCCCGACGCAGCCGCATCGACGTCTTCGTCGACCTGCAACGACGCGTGACGCGTCACCGCGACGCCATCGTCGCGTCCATCGAACACGGCCTGTCTAACGGCCGCATCGAGTCCGTCAACGCCAAGATCCGCCTGATCACCCGGATGGCCTTCGGCTTCCACTCACCCGACGCCCTCATTGCCCTGGCCATGCTCAGCCTCGGCGGCCACCGACCCCAACTACCCGCAAGATGA
- a CDS encoding IS3 family transposase (programmed frameshift), whose protein sequence is MPKAFPLEFRRDVVAVARKGEAPIAQIAKDFGISEACLHRWLKLADVEDGIRPGTTSSESAELRELRRRNKVLEQENEILRRAAAYFAKEIFPKMMYPLVGDLAADGIPVAVTCRVLGFSKQAYYAWRAEPVSQRHLDDAHLINAALDIHADDPAFGYRFIADELPAHGISAGANRVARLCSQQRIWSVFAKRRGLTRRAGPPVHDDLVQRRFTADAPDQLWLTDITEHPTAEGKLYLCAIKDVYSGRIVGYSIDTRMKASLAVAALSNATRLRNPAATIVHSDRGSQFRSRKFVKALHRNGLTGSMGRVGACGDNAAMESFFALLQRNVLDRQRWQTRHDLRLAIVTWIERTYHRRRRQRRLGRLTPIEFETINQPAHAA, encoded by the exons ATGCCGAAAGCGTTCCCCCTGGAGTTCCGCCGTGACGTCGTCGCGGTCGCCCGTAAGGGCGAGGCCCCCATCGCCCAGATCGCGAAGGACTTCGGGATCTCCGAGGCCTGTTTGCACCGCTGGCTCAAGCTCGCCGACGTCGAGGACGGCATCCGTCCCGGGACCACCAGCAGCGAGTCGGCGGAGCTGCGGGAGCTGCGCCGCAGGAACAAGGTGCTGGAACAGGAGAACGAGATCCTGCGGCGGGCCGCGGCGTACTTCGCCAAGGAGATCT TCCCCAAAATGATGTACCCGCTGGTCGGTGACCTGGCCGCGGACGGGATCCCCGTCGCGGTGACCTGCCGGGTGCTGGGGTTCAGTAAGCAGGCCTACTACGCGTGGCGCGCCGAGCCGGTCTCGCAGCGACACCTCGACGACGCTCACCTGATCAACGCCGCCCTCGACATCCACGCCGACGACCCGGCGTTCGGCTACCGGTTCATCGCCGACGAACTACCCGCCCACGGCATCAGCGCCGGCGCCAACCGGGTCGCGCGGCTGTGTTCACAGCAGCGCATCTGGTCGGTCTTCGCCAAGCGCAGAGGCCTGACCAGGCGGGCCGGACCCCCGGTGCACGACGACCTGGTGCAGCGCCGCTTCACCGCCGACGCCCCCGACCAGCTGTGGCTGACCGACATCACCGAACACCCCACCGCCGAGGGCAAGCTCTACCTGTGCGCGATCAAGGACGTGTACTCCGGCCGGATCGTCGGCTACTCCATCGACACCCGCATGAAAGCCTCGTTGGCCGTCGCTGCGCTGTCGAACGCCACCCGGCTGCGGAACCCGGCCGCGACGATCGTGCACTCCGACAGGGGCAGCCAATTTCGGTCCAGGAAATTCGTGAAAGCGTTGCACCGCAACGGGTTGACCGGCTCGATGGGCCGCGTCGGCGCCTGCGGGGACAACGCCGCCATGGAGTCGTTCTTCGCCCTGCTGCAGCGCAATGTCCTGGACCGGCAACGCTGGCAAACACGCCACGACCTACGCCTGGCGATCGTGACCTGGATCGAACGGACCTACCACCGCCGGCGACGGCAACGCCGCCTCGGCCGGCTCACGCCCATCGAGTTTGAGACAATCAACCAGCCCGCACACGCGGCCTGA
- a CDS encoding MerR family transcriptional regulator translates to MLGAFETVLASPPAARPAPRRSARIGEVAALVGVRTSQLRLWEERGLLRPGRTPGTKYRVYDEAELRAAQVVALLRRGAYPFEIIEAVLGELRTTGSAQRVRAELGRREQELHARSLRRLRGSAALHDYLGDRGAAR, encoded by the coding sequence GTGCTCGGCGCCTTCGAGACCGTGCTGGCCAGCCCTCCGGCGGCCCGACCGGCGCCACGCCGAAGCGCCCGCATCGGCGAGGTCGCCGCCCTGGTCGGGGTCCGGACCTCGCAGCTACGGCTGTGGGAGGAGCGCGGCCTGCTCCGTCCGGGCCGCACGCCGGGCACGAAGTACCGGGTGTACGACGAGGCCGAGCTGCGGGCCGCGCAGGTCGTGGCGCTGCTGCGCCGGGGCGCCTACCCGTTCGAGATCATCGAGGCGGTGCTGGGCGAGCTGCGCACCACCGGCAGTGCCCAGCGGGTCCGCGCCGAGCTGGGCCGCCGCGAGCAGGAGTTGCACGCCCGCAGCCTGCGTCGGCTGCGGGGGAGCGCCGCGCTGCACGACTACCTGGGCGATCGGGGGGCGGCCAGGTAG
- a CDS encoding D-alanyl-D-alanine carboxypeptidase family protein: MRAALLAVTASAVLLAPAPVAAATGAAAATTVRCPRVPAPAVSRPPRPSPPPAVPEQRVVGGAGLATSGLVVPAGVGAPPAVTATSWLVADLDTGQVLGGCGPHEYGTPASVQKLLLAATMLPRLDPKQTVTVTAADMDIEPGSSAVGLVEGGRYSIETVWLGLLLNSGNEAANLLARLGGGADGAAGGVRAMNEQAHRLGALQTHAVTPSGLDGRGQFTSAYDLALIARACFAEPNFRRYALTEQAQIPAQPAQRTKGFQIQNENQLIYRYPGALGGKTGFTDLARHTYVGAAQRDGRRLVVTLLGAEPAPMRGWEQGAALLDWGFTLPRDAAVGRLVGPGELTATPSATPSELAEPRGQRPAAASGPVRSGSAWSWSVTALSGVGVLLLLGGLLWRRRRRLP; the protein is encoded by the coding sequence ATGAGAGCTGCGCTGCTGGCGGTCACGGCGTCCGCCGTCCTGCTCGCTCCGGCGCCGGTCGCCGCCGCCACGGGCGCCGCCGCCGCGACGACCGTGCGGTGCCCCAGGGTGCCGGCGCCCGCGGTGTCCCGGCCGCCCCGACCGTCGCCTCCGCCGGCCGTGCCCGAGCAGCGGGTGGTCGGCGGCGCAGGGCTGGCCACCAGCGGCCTGGTCGTGCCGGCCGGCGTCGGCGCGCCACCGGCGGTCACCGCCACCTCGTGGCTGGTCGCCGACCTGGACACCGGCCAGGTGCTCGGTGGCTGCGGCCCACACGAGTACGGCACCCCGGCCAGCGTGCAGAAGCTGCTGCTGGCGGCCACTATGCTGCCCCGGCTGGATCCGAAGCAGACGGTCACCGTCACCGCGGCGGACATGGACATCGAGCCCGGGTCCTCCGCCGTCGGCCTGGTCGAGGGCGGCCGGTACAGCATCGAGACGGTCTGGCTGGGGCTGCTGCTCAACTCGGGCAACGAGGCGGCGAACCTGCTGGCCCGGCTGGGCGGCGGGGCGGACGGCGCGGCCGGCGGGGTACGCGCCATGAACGAGCAGGCGCACCGGCTCGGCGCACTCCAGACGCACGCGGTCACCCCCTCCGGGCTGGACGGCAGGGGGCAGTTCACCAGCGCGTACGACCTGGCGCTGATCGCCCGGGCCTGCTTCGCCGAGCCGAACTTCCGCCGGTACGCGCTCACCGAGCAGGCGCAGATCCCGGCCCAGCCGGCGCAGCGCACCAAGGGTTTCCAGATCCAGAACGAGAACCAGCTCATCTACCGGTACCCGGGCGCGCTCGGCGGCAAGACGGGCTTCACTGATCTGGCCCGGCACACCTACGTCGGGGCGGCGCAGCGTGACGGGCGGCGGCTGGTGGTGACCCTGCTGGGCGCCGAGCCGGCACCGATGCGCGGCTGGGAGCAGGGCGCGGCCCTGCTGGACTGGGGCTTCACGCTGCCCCGCGACGCCGCCGTCGGCCGGCTGGTCGGGCCGGGCGAGCTGACGGCCACGCCGTCGGCCACGCCGTCCGAGCTGGCCGAGCCCCGCGGGCAGCGGCCGGCGGCGGCCAGCGGTCCGGTGCGCTCCGGATCGGCGTGGTCCTGGTCGGTGACGGCGCTGAGCGGCGTGGGCGTGCTGCTGCTACTGGGCGGGCTGCTGTGGCGGCGCCGTCGCCGGCTGCCCTGA
- a CDS encoding LacI family DNA-binding transcriptional regulator, with amino-acid sequence MTFPERVKMSDVARTAGVSVATVSKVVNGRYGVAQATVQRVREVIHQLGYEASLGAQSLRSHRTNVLGILVAEFEPFSTELLKGASKEVTGTGYQLLAYSGGDGDGTAVGWERRSLARLSGTLIDGAVIVTPTVVETKQGFHVVAVDPHTGPSGLPTVDSDNFAGAVLATNYLLSLGHRRIGHISGRPDLESARLREAGFRRAMLDAGVAVDERLVRVGGFRVESAAATAAELLALPDRPTAVFAGNDLSAISTMDVARTMGLTVPGDLSVMGFDNIPESALVTPQLTTIAQPLQRMGAEAMRLLIDLVGGVERDPHVRLPTELVVRSSCAPYTPSAGPDRPPSAAGATNG; translated from the coding sequence GTGACCTTCCCCGAGCGTGTCAAGATGTCGGACGTGGCCCGTACGGCCGGCGTCTCGGTGGCGACTGTGTCGAAGGTCGTCAACGGTCGCTACGGCGTGGCGCAGGCGACCGTGCAGCGCGTCCGGGAGGTCATCCACCAGCTCGGCTACGAGGCCAGCCTGGGAGCGCAGAGCCTGCGCAGCCACCGGACGAACGTCCTGGGCATCCTGGTCGCCGAGTTCGAGCCGTTCTCGACCGAGCTGCTCAAGGGCGCGTCGAAGGAGGTCACCGGCACCGGCTACCAGCTGCTGGCCTACTCCGGCGGCGACGGCGACGGCACGGCCGTCGGCTGGGAGCGGCGCTCGCTGGCCCGCCTGTCCGGGACGCTCATCGACGGGGCCGTGATCGTCACGCCGACGGTGGTCGAGACCAAGCAGGGCTTCCATGTCGTGGCCGTCGACCCGCACACCGGCCCGTCCGGGCTGCCCACCGTCGACTCCGACAACTTCGCCGGCGCGGTGCTCGCGACCAACTACCTGCTGTCGCTCGGTCACCGCCGCATCGGCCACATCAGCGGTCGCCCCGACCTCGAGTCGGCGCGCCTTCGCGAGGCCGGCTTCCGCCGGGCGATGCTCGACGCGGGCGTCGCGGTCGACGAACGACTCGTCCGCGTCGGCGGTTTCCGGGTCGAGAGCGCCGCCGCCACGGCCGCGGAACTGCTGGCACTGCCCGACCGGCCGACCGCCGTCTTCGCCGGCAACGACCTCTCCGCGATCTCCACGATGGACGTCGCCCGGACCATGGGCCTCACGGTGCCCGGCGACCTGTCCGTGATGGGCTTCGACAACATCCCCGAGTCGGCGCTGGTCACCCCGCAGCTCACCACGATCGCGCAACCCCTGCAGCGCATGGGCGCCGAGGCGATGCGGCTGCTCATCGACCTCGTCGGCGGCGTCGAACGCGACCCGCACGTCCGGCTGCCGACCGAACTGGTCGTCCGGTCTTCCTGCGCCCCGTACACGCCCTCCGCCGGGCCCGATCGGCCGCCGTCGGCCGCCGGTGCGACGAACGGCTGA
- a CDS encoding protein-tyrosine phosphatase family protein, with translation MTLAQPWSEQSGVLVLPSGVAVRGRRIAAEVASPADFALLLAPGPEPACPHRRIRWPDFWVPLDRADALDALRATLRRAHDGERVEVACRGGVGRTGTALAALAILDGLPADRAVPWVRAGYHPKAVETPWQRRWLRRIA, from the coding sequence GTGACTCTCGCTCAGCCCTGGTCGGAGCAGTCAGGCGTCCTCGTACTGCCCAGCGGGGTCGCGGTGCGCGGACGGCGCATCGCCGCCGAGGTCGCCTCACCCGCCGACTTCGCCCTGTTGCTGGCCCCCGGCCCGGAACCGGCGTGCCCGCACCGGCGGATCCGGTGGCCCGACTTCTGGGTACCGCTCGATCGGGCGGATGCGCTCGACGCTTTGCGAGCGACGCTGCGCCGGGCGCACGACGGTGAGCGGGTGGAGGTGGCCTGCCGGGGTGGGGTGGGGCGCACCGGTACGGCGTTGGCCGCGCTGGCAATCCTCGACGGCCTGCCGGCCGACCGCGCGGTGCCGTGGGTACGGGCGGGCTACCACCCGAAGGCGGTGGAGACCCCGTGGCAACGGCGCTGGCTGCGCCGCATCGCCTGA